In a single window of the Melissococcus plutonius ATCC 35311 genome:
- a CDS encoding LysM peptidoglycan-binding domain-containing protein — MKSLKAILLGTTLAAGFGLFLGASNAHADSLYTVQSGDTLSAISKQFSGGNQLIQRIAQDNSIANIDMIYTGQQLTIKTADQQAEPVQAASAQQAAPVQQKQASQPVQQPAPASAVTNQTSAVDSNSAKEWIAQRESSGSYNATNGKYIGRYQLDASYLNGDYSPANQERTADNYVAQRYGSWEQAQTFWMSHGWY, encoded by the coding sequence ATGAAATCACTTAAAGCAATCTTATTAGGAACGACATTGGCAGCAGGATTTGGTTTATTTTTAGGAGCCTCAAATGCTCATGCAGACAGTCTATATACAGTACAATCTGGCGATACATTATCTGCTATTTCTAAACAATTTAGCGGAGGTAATCAATTGATTCAACGCATTGCTCAAGATAACAGTATTGCTAATATAGATATGATCTATACAGGTCAACAACTAACAATCAAAACAGCTGACCAACAAGCTGAACCTGTACAAGCAGCATCTGCTCAACAAGCAGCACCCGTACAACAGAAACAGGCTTCACAACCTGTACAGCAACCAGCGCCAGCATCAGCTGTTACAAACCAAACCAGTGCTGTAGATAGCAATTCTGCAAAGGAATGGATTGCTCAAAGAGAATCAAGTGGTTCTTATAATGCAACAAATGGTAAGTATATTGGGAGATATCAATTAGATGCTTCATATCTAAATGGCGATTACTCACCAGCAAACCAAGAACGCACAGCTGATAATTATGTAGCGCAACGTTATGGTTCTTGGGAACAAGCACAAACATTTTGGATGAGTCATGGTTGGTACTAA
- a CDS encoding VanZ family protein: MKKLEKNSHLYLMIAFIVMALLFYSSSQTYTQQSLVSPLDHLLKHHPFEKQLQGICFQYDENEVSIQAKGYIKFIEFFIRKGAHYGLYFILGGSWFLGLLPKIKSILLTGIISWLSATGYAGLDEFHQMITGDRTPSFQDVMLDSIGALTAVAIGCHRSMLFFFKGKQIKSRII; the protein is encoded by the coding sequence ATGAAAAAATTAGAAAAAAATAGCCATCTATATCTTATGATTGCCTTTATTGTGATGGCACTTTTATTTTATAGTTCTTCACAAACTTATACCCAACAATCTTTAGTTAGCCCCTTAGACCATCTATTGAAACATCATCCTTTTGAGAAACAATTACAGGGCATTTGTTTTCAATATGATGAAAATGAAGTCAGTATTCAAGCAAAAGGATATATTAAGTTTATTGAATTTTTTATTAGAAAAGGCGCCCATTATGGATTATATTTTATTTTGGGAGGAAGTTGGTTTCTTGGATTGCTTCCAAAAATAAAAAGTATCTTATTGACGGGCATTATTTCATGGCTTAGTGCAACTGGTTATGCTGGTTTGGATGAATTTCATCAAATGATTACAGGCGATCGAACACCTTCTTTTCAAGATGTCATGTTAGATTCAATTGGTGCATTAACAGCTGTTGCCATAGGATGCCATAGGAGTATGCTTTTTTTCTTCAAAGGCAAACAAATAAAAAGTAGAATTATTTAG
- a CDS encoding polysaccharide lyase family 1 protein translates to MKKYLLFAIFSISTFFFIDKTVLSAENLAYEDSFGFASVGEGTIGGVGGEEKFVYTAAQLKEAVKGDRPTIVKVVGKIDLTNLFEFSPGVTIDVGSNKTIIGMGKDAEITGSGLRIKKQKQVIIKNLNLTNALSFAKGERPDGKGGIITTGNTQANPGDFTEIDAINIESSEHIWINHNKFTDDPWIASEVPQGKNRHDGLMDIKKGANWITLSNNIFTNHNKTSLIGHSDKNSTQDNNKLKITFAYNWFNRTDQRNPRVRFGEVHLLNNLYTDISSYGIGAGSGAKIYAEENVFVNTKRAWGHPNKVPDPMGYLLNKNNLLKNSCFDHDEPTGKYPAVPSDGVKWRPIDYYSYRSMAVDEVEEFVRHHAGPLN, encoded by the coding sequence TTGAAAAAGTATTTGTTGTTTGCTATTTTTTCCATATCCACGTTCTTCTTTATCGACAAAACGGTTTTGAGTGCTGAAAATTTAGCTTATGAAGATAGTTTTGGCTTTGCAAGTGTCGGTGAAGGAACAATAGGCGGAGTAGGTGGAGAGGAAAAATTTGTTTATACTGCAGCTCAATTAAAAGAAGCAGTCAAAGGAGATAGACCAACAATAGTAAAAGTTGTAGGAAAAATTGATTTAACTAATTTATTCGAATTTTCACCAGGAGTAACAATTGATGTTGGATCCAATAAAACGATTATTGGTATGGGAAAAGATGCAGAGATTACTGGTAGTGGTCTACGAATAAAAAAACAAAAACAAGTTATTATTAAAAACCTAAATTTAACCAATGCCTTGTCTTTTGCTAAGGGGGAACGTCCAGATGGAAAAGGTGGAATCATAACTACAGGTAATACACAAGCAAATCCGGGAGATTTTACGGAAATTGATGCAATTAATATTGAAAGCAGTGAGCATATCTGGATCAATCATAATAAATTTACAGATGATCCCTGGATTGCCAGTGAAGTGCCACAAGGAAAAAATCGTCATGATGGCTTGATGGATATTAAAAAAGGTGCTAATTGGATAACACTTTCAAACAATATTTTTACAAATCATAACAAAACAAGTTTAATTGGTCATTCAGATAAAAACAGTACACAAGATAACAACAAATTAAAAATAACATTTGCCTATAATTGGTTTAACAGAACTGATCAAAGAAATCCACGTGTTCGTTTTGGTGAGGTGCATTTATTAAATAATTTATATACAGATATTTCTTCTTATGGTATTGGTGCAGGAAGTGGTGCTAAAATTTATGCAGAAGAAAATGTTTTTGTTAACACAAAACGTGCTTGGGGACATCCAAATAAAGTACCAGATCCCATGGGTTATTTATTAAATAAGAATAATTTATTGAAAAATAGTTGTTTTGATCATGATGAACCTACTGGAAAGTATCCCGCTGTACCTAGTGATGGTGTGAAATGGCGTCCAATTGATTATTATTCCTATCGTTCAATGGCTGTTGATGAGGTAGAAGAATTTGTACGGCATCATGCTGGTCCCCTAAATTAA
- a CDS encoding TIGR02328 family protein produces the protein MRLWHEALIPLLPRQQLLGQHREIAALRGKGWGKKHKTVNYVFSYSPFKLFQYHLLVMYEMQKRGYHPNSLWFNPLYRGKHLSSYNFLIYEPITSPIYPEHDEQYLIECLINLAEKNIFPFSVI, from the coding sequence ATGCGGCTCTGGCATGAAGCACTTATTCCTTTATTACCACGTCAACAATTACTTGGTCAACATAGAGAAATTGCGGCATTAAGAGGAAAAGGTTGGGGGAAAAAACATAAAACAGTCAATTATGTCTTTTCCTATTCACCATTTAAATTGTTTCAATATCATCTTTTAGTTATGTATGAAATGCAAAAGAGAGGATATCACCCAAACTCCTTGTGGTTTAATCCTCTTTATCGGGGGAAACACCTATCCTCTTATAATTTCTTAATCTATGAACCAATTACTTCACCTATCTATCCAGAACATGATGAACAATATTTAATAGAATGTTTAATCAATCTAGCAGAAAAAAATATTTTTCCCTTTTCAGTTATTTAA
- a CDS encoding DUF2188 domain-containing protein, with translation MPWDLNDYPRSFKNFDPLLRKKAIDIANALIEEGYPESHAIPIATAEAERWERDASTNKKEDFAKQPNPQKNSPHRKERVNTELWNSDVMVYFEDNKWYVETKGAEHPAGSFSTQQEAMARAQKIAHYKNSKVVTYNKNNPPNNNK, from the coding sequence GTGCCTTGGGATTTAAATGATTATCCACGTTCATTCAAAAACTTTGATCCATTACTTAGAAAAAAAGCAATTGATATAGCGAATGCTTTGATTGAAGAAGGTTATCCGGAGAGTCATGCTATCCCAATTGCTACAGCTGAAGCGGAAAGATGGGAAAGAGATGCTTCCACAAACAAAAAAGAAGATTTTGCAAAACAGCCAAATCCGCAAAAAAATAGTCCGCATAGAAAAGAAAGAGTAAATACGGAATTATGGAATAGTGATGTGATGGTTTACTTTGAAGATAATAAATGGTATGTAGAAACAAAGGGAGCTGAGCATCCAGCAGGATCATTTTCAACACAACAAGAAGCAATGGCTCGTGCGCAAAAAATAGCCCACTATAAAAATTCAAAGGTTGTTACGTATAATAAAAATAATCCACCAAACAATAATAAATAA
- a CDS encoding SDR family oxidoreductase produces MDKKIKDPRTQFPDAKLKEQTQQYPGLQGKMNPVPDCGESTYKGAGKLEGRKALITGGDSGIGRAVAIAYAREGADVAINYLPSEEDDAQEVKSWIEKAGRKAVLLPGDLKDETFTRQLVHNAHKELGGLDTLVLNAGIQAAYSNIKQIPSQHLKDIFTVNIISMYWIVQEALDYLPAGGSIVTTTSIEAFSPSEPLVDYAATKAAIAAFSKGLSEQVASEGIRVNTVAPGPIWTALQISGGQITENIPTFGHGPADLMGRAGQPAELAPIYVLLASEEASFVTGQIYGVTGGRFL; encoded by the coding sequence ATGGACAAAAAAATTAAAGACCCTAGAACACAGTTTCCTGATGCAAAACTTAAGGAACAAACACAACAATATCCCGGTTTACAAGGAAAAATGAATCCAGTACCTGATTGTGGTGAGTCTACTTATAAAGGTGCTGGTAAGCTTGAGGGGCGTAAAGCATTAATTACAGGTGGAGATTCAGGAATAGGTCGAGCAGTGGCTATTGCTTATGCAAGAGAAGGCGCAGATGTAGCCATTAATTACTTGCCAAGTGAAGAAGATGATGCACAAGAAGTAAAAAGTTGGATTGAAAAAGCTGGCCGCAAGGCTGTTTTACTTCCAGGTGATTTGAAAGATGAAACTTTTACACGTCAACTCGTACACAATGCACACAAGGAGTTAGGTGGACTCGATACGTTAGTATTGAATGCTGGAATACAAGCTGCCTATAGTAATATTAAACAAATTCCTAGTCAACATCTTAAAGATATATTTACAGTAAATATTATCTCTATGTATTGGATTGTTCAGGAAGCTTTAGATTACTTGCCAGCAGGTGGAAGCATTGTAACTACTACTTCAATTGAAGCTTTTTCTCCAAGTGAACCATTAGTCGATTATGCGGCTACAAAAGCTGCAATTGCTGCATTTAGTAAAGGACTTTCTGAACAGGTAGCATCAGAAGGAATTCGGGTTAATACGGTCGCACCTGGACCAATTTGGACAGCATTACAAATTAGTGGTGGACAAATAACTGAAAATATTCCTACTTTTGGTCATGGACCAGCTGATCTAATGGGTCGTGCAGGTCAACCAGCTGAATTAGCGCCTATTTATGTTTTATTAGCTTCAGAAGAAGCTAGCTTTGTTACAGGCCAAATTTATGGTGTAACAGGTGGTAGATTCCTTTAA
- the trmB gene encoding tRNA (guanosine(46)-N7)-methyltransferase TrmB: protein MRVRYRQGAAQLLAEYPQFVANEPEKWQGKWYERFKNDHPIHIEIGTGKGQFIIEMARLHPEINYIGIDMQVSVLSMALDKLIENPLPNLQLLHVDGRTLTQYFAEGEIDRIYLNFSDPWPKAKHEKRRLTSKNFLATDEKILKPNGEIHFKTDNRALFEYSLSSFSKYGMILEQVWLDLHNSNYEGNVMTEYEEKFVAKNQTIYRVEARFPITN from the coding sequence ATGCGTGTAAGATATAGACAGGGAGCCGCTCAGCTTCTAGCTGAGTATCCCCAATTTGTGGCAAATGAACCAGAAAAATGGCAAGGAAAATGGTATGAACGATTTAAAAATGATCATCCAATACATATTGAGATAGGGACAGGCAAAGGGCAATTTATTATTGAAATGGCAAGATTACATCCAGAAATTAATTATATAGGGATTGATATGCAAGTCAGTGTGTTATCAATGGCATTAGATAAATTGATTGAAAACCCATTACCTAATTTACAATTATTACATGTGGATGGAAGAACATTAACACAATATTTTGCAGAAGGTGAGATTGATCGCATTTATCTAAATTTTTCTGATCCCTGGCCAAAAGCAAAACATGAAAAACGACGATTAACTTCAAAAAATTTTTTAGCTACAGATGAAAAAATTTTAAAACCAAATGGCGAGATACATTTTAAAACAGATAATCGTGCATTATTTGAATATTCGCTTAGTAGTTTTTCAAAATATGGTATGATTTTAGAGCAAGTTTGGTTAGACTTACATAATAGCAATTATGAAGGAAACGTGATGACAGAATATGAAGAAAAATTTGTGGCTAAAAATCAAACTATTTATCGTGTAGAAGCTCGATTCCCTATTACTAACTAA
- a CDS encoding phosphotransferase family protein: MEFQLDNEWQLQPIKGATGQAYMGTRATEKVFIKRNTSPLLAALSKEGIAPKLVWTKRTVNGDVLTAQEWLDGRLLKTDEIGQRNDVIDVLYHLHHSYMLKEMLRKIGGQIVTPQVMLDNYRKLLPKGLKNNSYLLKIIHYLEENLPDYSTDDYRVVHGDVNYRNWLLSNNYLYLVDWNSVMLADPAIDLGMILGHHVSQANWNQWLLAYGLRPTDKVMKRVYWYVLFSFLQEIFHHYKIGERKETNMEILQLKKIFGH, encoded by the coding sequence ATGGAATTTCAACTGGATAATGAATGGCAGTTACAACCAATAAAAGGAGCAACTGGTCAAGCCTACATGGGAACACGAGCAACAGAAAAAGTGTTCATTAAACGAAATACTTCTCCACTCTTAGCAGCGCTATCCAAGGAAGGAATTGCTCCTAAGCTAGTTTGGACAAAACGAACAGTTAATGGTGATGTTCTAACGGCCCAAGAATGGTTGGATGGTCGGTTATTAAAAACGGATGAAATTGGACAACGAAACGATGTTATTGATGTGTTGTATCATCTTCATCATTCTTATATGTTAAAAGAAATGTTAAGAAAAATTGGTGGTCAGATAGTTACACCTCAAGTAATGCTTGATAACTATCGAAAACTTTTACCTAAGGGATTAAAAAACAATTCTTACCTTTTAAAAATTATTCATTATTTAGAAGAAAATTTACCGGATTATTCTACAGATGATTACCGAGTTGTTCATGGTGATGTTAATTATAGGAATTGGTTACTTTCAAATAATTATCTCTATCTTGTAGATTGGAATTCTGTTATGCTGGCAGATCCAGCCATAGACTTAGGGATGATCTTAGGACACCATGTTTCACAAGCAAACTGGAATCAATGGTTACTAGCTTATGGATTACGACCTACAGATAAAGTAATGAAGCGCGTTTATTGGTATGTATTATTTAGTTTTTTACAAGAAATTTTTCATCATTATAAAATTGGTGAAAGAAAAGAAACAAACATGGAAATTCTCCAGTTAAAGAAAATATTCGGTCATTAA
- a CDS encoding ABC transporter permease — MKNLYNTRLSYHLKHMMKYMRYVLNDHFVLVCIFLFGGFGFYYSQILKQLPKNFFWSRIIVLVVWLLMLQVGRLVTLAKAADEVFILPKEKKMTDYLKKACQYSLIFPFILYIFGCGIMLPLLVVSTKLTFDTFFYFLVMFICLKIGHLFLQEYGLYQISSFHYRIWWSLWFIISTIAIFLSLYLFPYIGNLLAFLQIFIFYFLLKKTQNQVLLDWEKMIQKEKNRIYRIYQFIHLFTDVPEVTSSIKRRKVFDPFLNQVKQKSKNTYLYLYMHSFIRRSAYSGLFIRLVIVGMILLFFIQEFWFALGVSLLFIYLIGFQLIPIYTQFDYMVMVQLYPVPLEKKKKAVNQLITGLLLIAVILFGICLLVALANKLEACFIFGLLIVEVLIFSKWYVAYRLKKIND; from the coding sequence ATGAAAAATCTTTATAACACTCGTCTATCCTATCATTTGAAACATATGATGAAATATATGCGTTATGTACTAAATGACCATTTTGTATTAGTTTGCATTTTCTTATTTGGTGGTTTTGGATTTTATTATTCACAAATTTTAAAACAACTACCAAAAAATTTTTTTTGGAGCAGAATTATTGTTTTAGTGGTTTGGTTGTTGATGTTGCAAGTTGGACGGCTTGTAACGCTAGCAAAAGCAGCTGATGAAGTATTTATTTTACCAAAAGAAAAGAAAATGACAGACTATCTTAAGAAAGCTTGTCAATATTCACTCATTTTTCCATTTATTTTGTACATATTTGGTTGTGGAATCATGTTACCTTTGCTTGTTGTTTCAACCAAATTAACTTTTGATACGTTCTTTTACTTTTTAGTTATGTTTATTTGTTTAAAAATAGGCCATTTATTTTTACAGGAATATGGGTTATACCAAATTTCTTCATTTCATTATAGAATATGGTGGAGTTTATGGTTTATAATCAGTACAATAGCTATCTTTCTTAGTTTATATCTTTTTCCATATATAGGAAATTTACTGGCTTTTTTACAAATATTCATTTTTTATTTCTTATTGAAGAAAACACAAAATCAAGTATTGCTAGATTGGGAAAAAATGATTCAAAAAGAGAAAAATCGTATTTATCGTATTTATCAATTTATTCATCTGTTTACCGATGTTCCTGAGGTGACAAGTAGTATAAAACGAAGAAAGGTCTTTGACCCATTTCTTAACCAAGTAAAACAAAAATCAAAGAATACCTATCTTTACTTGTATATGCATAGTTTTATTAGACGTTCGGCTTATAGTGGACTGTTTATTCGTTTAGTCATTGTTGGCATGATTCTTTTATTTTTCATTCAAGAATTCTGGTTTGCTCTTGGCGTCTCTTTATTGTTTATCTATTTGATTGGATTCCAGTTAATTCCGATTTATACTCAATTTGACTATATGGTAATGGTACAATTGTATCCTGTTCCATTAGAGAAGAAAAAGAAGGCAGTGAATCAATTAATTACGGGACTTTTATTAATAGCTGTTATCTTGTTTGGAATTTGTCTATTGGTTGCCTTAGCGAATAAACTAGAGGCATGCTTTATTTTCGGTCTCTTAATAGTTGAAGTTTTAATTTTTTCTAAATGGTATGTGGCTTATCGATTAAAAAAAATCAACGATTAA
- a CDS encoding ABC transporter ATP-binding protein, which yields MSLQIEHLTGGYGHIPVLKDINFEVNAGEMVGLIGLNGAGKSTTIKNIIGLLTPQKGKISIDGETLQTQPESYRKKIGYIPETPALYEELTLREHIEITAMAYDIPKDQAFKRAESLLETFRLEDKLDWFPTNFSKGMKQKVMILCAFLIKPSLYIIDEPFLGLDPLAIRSLLELMDEMRKQGADILMSTHILATAEKYCDRFIVLHEGKIRAIGSLDRLRNEFNLPNSSLDDIYVALTKEGEKKETYEKSL from the coding sequence ATGAGTTTACAAATAGAACACTTAACAGGTGGATATGGCCATATTCCTGTTTTAAAAGATATTAATTTTGAAGTGAATGCTGGTGAAATGGTTGGTTTAATTGGATTAAATGGGGCTGGAAAAAGTACAACAATTAAAAATATTATTGGTTTGTTGACACCTCAAAAAGGAAAAATTTCAATTGATGGAGAAACATTGCAAACACAACCAGAAAGTTATCGAAAGAAAATTGGCTATATTCCAGAAACCCCTGCATTATATGAAGAGTTGACATTACGTGAACATATAGAAATTACTGCAATGGCATATGATATACCAAAAGATCAAGCTTTTAAAAGAGCAGAATCCTTACTGGAGACTTTTAGACTTGAAGATAAATTGGATTGGTTTCCAACAAATTTTTCCAAGGGAATGAAGCAGAAGGTTATGATTCTTTGTGCCTTTCTAATTAAGCCCAGTCTTTATATCATTGATGAGCCTTTTTTGGGATTAGATCCTTTAGCTATTCGTTCGTTATTAGAATTAATGGATGAGATGCGTAAACAGGGAGCTGATATTCTAATGTCTACCCATATTTTAGCTACAGCAGAAAAATATTGTGATCGATTTATTGTTTTACATGAAGGAAAGATTCGTGCAATTGGTTCTCTTGATAGATTGAGAAATGAATTCAATTTACCTAATTCTTCACTTGATGATATTTATGTTGCATTAACAAAAGAAGGAGAGAAGAAAGAAACCTATGAAAAATCTTTATAA
- a CDS encoding HIT family protein, with translation MENCIFCKIIQQEIPGYKIYEDDQVYAFLDITQVTEGHTLLVPKQHVSDIFSYNQEMAAAIFSCLPRIAKALEKTFPTMKGLNILNNNKELAYQSVFHSHIHLIPRYTEKDDFSIHFGNHQEDYTPDLMTKIADSIASQVINDA, from the coding sequence ATGGAAAATTGTATTTTTTGTAAAATTATTCAACAAGAAATTCCTGGCTATAAAATTTATGAAGATGATCAGGTATACGCCTTTTTAGATATTACCCAGGTAACAGAAGGACATACATTATTAGTTCCTAAACAACATGTTTCTGATATTTTCAGTTATAATCAAGAAATGGCAGCTGCTATTTTCTCATGTCTGCCAAGGATTGCTAAAGCATTAGAAAAAACTTTCCCAACAATGAAGGGACTTAATATTCTTAACAATAATAAAGAATTGGCTTACCAAAGTGTTTTTCATTCTCATATTCATTTAATTCCTCGTTATACAGAAAAGGATGATTTTTCAATTCATTTTGGTAATCATCAAGAAGACTATACCCCTGATTTGATGACAAAAATTGCTGATTCTATTGCAAGCCAGGTAATAAATGATGCGTAA
- a CDS encoding YtxH domain-containing protein, producing MMRKLTSGLLFGSTIGTITGLFLAPHSGKETRTNIRNSTTDFIYSVQDTHEKIINVQKAIGEIKEVSKTTIPILTKELTRDIERYHFQMEPRIQRATQQVKKIQSEYLNVEK from the coding sequence ATGATGCGTAAATTAACTAGTGGATTATTATTCGGCTCAACTATTGGTACTATTACTGGTCTTTTTCTTGCTCCACACTCTGGCAAAGAAACTCGAACAAACATTAGAAATAGTACAACTGATTTTATATATTCAGTTCAAGATACCCATGAAAAAATCATCAACGTACAAAAGGCAATTGGTGAAATAAAAGAGGTAAGCAAGACAACTATTCCTATTTTAACAAAAGAATTAACTAGAGATATCGAAAGATATCATTTTCAAATGGAACCACGTATACAACGGGCAACACAACAAGTTAAAAAGATTCAATCAGAATACCTAAATGTTGAAAAGTAA
- a CDS encoding peptidylprolyl isomerase, protein MKKKLVLAAAGVFSVFALAACSSSDKNEDIATMKGSTITVQDFYDQIKHEQSSQQQVMQMIVYKVFDDKYGKKVSDKDVDKQYDETAKAAEAQGTTIEDYLKQNGQTVKEYKKTIKQGLAYQKGIEDHIKISNKDLKTAWKSFHPEVEAQIIQIPAEKDAKDIKKQLTDGGDFTKIAKEKSTDNQTKKDGGKIKFDSQTQSIPQEVKDAAFKLKDGEVSEPIQTTNSSTYQSSYYLVKMNKNKAKGNDMKPYNKELKKIAKQTKMNDQAFTTKVIGDELKDANVKIKDDAFKNILANFTKTNDSSNKSSNNQSKDVKDNAKTKNSNK, encoded by the coding sequence ATGAAGAAAAAATTAGTTTTAGCTGCTGCAGGCGTATTCAGTGTTTTTGCTCTCGCAGCGTGTTCATCATCTGATAAAAATGAAGATATCGCAACAATGAAAGGATCAACAATTACCGTTCAAGATTTTTATGATCAAATCAAACATGAACAATCAAGTCAACAGCAAGTAATGCAAATGATTGTTTACAAAGTTTTTGATGATAAATATGGCAAAAAAGTATCTGACAAAGATGTTGATAAACAATACGATGAGACTGCAAAAGCAGCAGAAGCGCAAGGAACTACTATTGAAGATTATTTAAAACAAAATGGTCAAACAGTAAAAGAATACAAAAAAACAATTAAACAAGGTTTAGCTTACCAAAAAGGTATAGAAGATCATATTAAAATCTCAAACAAAGATTTGAAAACAGCATGGAAATCATTCCATCCAGAAGTAGAAGCTCAAATTATCCAAATTCCTGCTGAAAAGGATGCTAAGGATATTAAGAAACAACTTACAGATGGTGGAGACTTTACAAAAATTGCAAAAGAGAAATCAACAGATAATCAAACCAAAAAAGACGGTGGTAAAATCAAATTTGATTCTCAAACTCAATCTATTCCTCAAGAAGTGAAAGATGCAGCATTCAAACTAAAAGATGGTGAAGTTTCTGAACCTATTCAAACAACAAACAGTTCTACTTACCAATCTTCTTATTATTTAGTTAAGATGAATAAAAACAAAGCTAAAGGCAATGATATGAAACCTTATAATAAAGAATTAAAGAAAATTGCCAAACAAACAAAAATGAATGACCAAGCATTTACTACAAAAGTCATTGGTGATGAATTAAAAGATGCAAATGTCAAAATCAAAGATGATGCTTTCAAAAATATTTTAGCAAACTTCACAAAAACAAATGATTCATCAAACAAATCTTCAAATAACCAATCTAAAGATGTAAAAGACAACGCTAAAACAAAAAATTCTAATAAATAA
- a CDS encoding 3'-5' exoribonuclease YhaM family protein, protein MKKLHELSVDELFESYVLIKVAEIRVAKNGKKFIAFTFQDTSGTIDGKYWDASEEEINHFVSGQVVLLNGKRENYQGRPQIKIIHMRLAHSDEPNQPESYMEQSPLKKEDMLQEINQQLFEITNPNWNRIVRYLLTKYQQEFYQFPAAKKNHHAFTGGLAYHTLSMLRLGKSICNEYPILNASLLYAGIILHDLGKVIELSGNLTTEYTLSGNLIGHLVLVDEEIAKACISLKIDESTEDVILLRHMVLAHHGLLEYGSPVRPRIMEAEVLHQIDTMDASIQMMKQAIQQTEPGKYTERIFGMDKRSFYVPKTI, encoded by the coding sequence ATGAAAAAACTTCATGAATTAAGTGTAGACGAATTGTTTGAATCCTATGTATTGATTAAAGTGGCCGAAATACGTGTAGCTAAAAATGGCAAAAAATTTATCGCATTTACATTTCAAGACACCTCTGGCACAATTGATGGAAAATATTGGGATGCTTCAGAGGAAGAAATCAATCATTTTGTTTCTGGACAGGTAGTATTGTTGAATGGTAAAAGAGAGAATTATCAAGGAAGACCACAGATAAAGATTATACATATGCGCTTAGCACATTCAGATGAGCCGAACCAACCGGAGTCTTACATGGAACAATCCCCTTTGAAAAAGGAGGATATGCTGCAAGAAATTAATCAGCAACTATTTGAAATTACCAATCCGAATTGGAATCGCATTGTTCGATATTTATTAACAAAATACCAGCAAGAATTTTATCAATTTCCAGCAGCTAAAAAAAATCATCATGCATTTACTGGTGGATTAGCTTATCATACTCTCTCAATGCTTCGTTTAGGTAAATCGATTTGCAATGAATATCCTATACTAAATGCCTCCTTACTTTATGCAGGAATTATTCTTCATGATTTAGGTAAGGTAATTGAATTATCTGGAAATCTGACAACCGAATATACCTTATCTGGAAATTTGATTGGCCATTTGGTTTTAGTCGATGAAGAAATCGCAAAGGCATGTATTTCACTTAAAATTGATGAATCAACAGAAGACGTTATTCTTTTAAGACATATGGTACTAGCACATCATGGACTCTTAGAATATGGTTCACCAGTACGTCCAAGAATTATGGAAGCTGAAGTTCTACATCAAATTGACACAATGGATGCTTCTATTCAAATGATGAAACAGGCAATTCAACAAACAGAACCTGGTAAATATACAGAACGAATTTTTGGAATGGACAAACGCAGTTTTTATGTGCCTAAAACGATTTGA